In Sandaracinaceae bacterium, one DNA window encodes the following:
- a CDS encoding MBL fold metallo-hydrolase translates to MTLSFVPLGVGDAFSALYYSSCLAVGFEDRWILVDCPHPIRKMLRESDVDLDLDRVEAVALTHLHADHASGLEGYGYFNHFVLGRRAVIAANPAVSERLWQGHLAAGMERLWVPGSRAPARRSLGDYFELSPLHTDTRTAVGPFEIECRMTLHHVPTTAFRIHAGGRCLGYSADTAFDPSLIDWLAEADLMVHETNLGTHTPYEKLAGLSPEIRAKMRLIHYPDAFDRASSVIEPLRQGRLYPV, encoded by the coding sequence ATGACCCTCTCCTTCGTGCCGCTCGGCGTCGGCGACGCCTTCAGCGCGCTCTACTACTCGAGCTGTCTGGCCGTCGGCTTCGAGGATCGCTGGATCCTCGTCGACTGCCCGCACCCCATCCGCAAGATGCTCCGGGAGTCCGACGTCGACCTGGACCTCGACCGGGTCGAGGCGGTGGCGCTGACGCACCTCCACGCCGACCACGCCTCGGGGCTCGAGGGGTACGGCTACTTCAACCACTTCGTGCTCGGTCGACGCGCGGTGATCGCGGCGAACCCGGCCGTGAGCGAGCGGCTCTGGCAGGGCCACCTGGCGGCGGGCATGGAGCGGCTCTGGGTGCCCGGCTCGCGCGCCCCGGCCCGACGCAGCCTCGGCGACTATTTCGAGCTGTCGCCTCTCCACACCGACACGCGCACGGCGGTCGGGCCGTTCGAGATCGAGTGCCGGATGACGCTCCATCACGTGCCGACCACCGCCTTCCGCATCCACGCGGGCGGGCGCTGTCTCGGCTACAGCGCGGACACCGCCTTCGATCCGTCGCTCATCGACTGGCTCGCGGAGGCCGATCTGATGGTGCACGAGACCAACCTCGGCACCCACACGCCCTACGAGAAGCTCGCCGGGCTGAGCCCGGAGATCCGGGCCAAGATGAGGCTGATCCACTACCCGGACGCGTTCGACCGGGCGTCCAGCGTGATCGAGCCACTCCGCCAGGGCCGGCTCTACCCGGTCTGA
- the coaD gene encoding pantetheine-phosphate adenylyltransferase, translating to MTIAIYAGTFDPITTGHLSVVREGARLFAHVRLLIAVHPDKQPLFSLEERIELARDAVGPMPTVSVDGTDGYVVEYARAIGATVLVRGLRGAADAAYETELAQQNRALAPEITTVMLPAEPSLSMVSSSELKERAERGEDISDFAPPIVAARLAQRLGR from the coding sequence ATGACCATCGCGATCTACGCCGGCACCTTCGACCCGATCACCACCGGCCACCTCTCGGTGGTCAGGGAGGGGGCGCGCCTCTTCGCGCACGTGCGCCTGCTCATCGCCGTCCACCCGGACAAGCAGCCGCTCTTCTCGCTCGAGGAGCGCATCGAGCTCGCGCGCGACGCGGTGGGGCCGATGCCGACGGTGAGCGTGGACGGCACCGACGGCTACGTGGTCGAGTACGCGCGCGCCATCGGGGCCACGGTCCTCGTGCGCGGCCTCCGCGGCGCGGCCGACGCGGCGTACGAGACCGAGCTGGCGCAGCAGAACCGCGCCCTCGCCCCCGAGATCACCACCGTGATGCTGCCCGCCGAGCCCTCGCTCTCGATGGTCTCGAGCAGCGAGCTGAAGGAGCGGGCCGAGCGCGGTGAGGACATCTCGGACTTCGCACCCCCCATCGTGGCCGCGCGCCTGGCGCAGAGGCTCGGCCGATGA
- a CDS encoding MFS transporter, producing the protein MRRLFVLGALYLAQGLPFGFFTQALPVKMREAGVSLELIGLSSLLALPWALKFVLAPTLDRARSRRAWIVPLQAVSVVGLLLLSFAPDDAWALVLAAFFATNLFAAAQDVATDGLAVDVLSREERGLGNGVQVAGYRVGMIVGGGVLLVAMGQLGWSATLRLLALGLTITTLPVLFLREPPRVARPSTTSLASLTEATRRPGVATWLTLLLVYKLGDALATSMLRPMLVDRGLGVAEVGVLLGEVGFGAGLVGALVGGALMKPLGRGRALASFAALQAVGLAGYAWLAAHPDTALLHVLVGAEHLFAGMATAALFTCMMDACRADHAATDYTLQACAVVAATGGGAAVAGFLAQGLGYPGLFALAAAIGTVAAALSVTLRRRAFAAFPGVCP; encoded by the coding sequence GTGAGGCGGCTCTTCGTGCTCGGCGCGCTCTACCTCGCGCAGGGCCTGCCCTTCGGCTTCTTCACCCAGGCGCTGCCCGTGAAGATGAGGGAGGCCGGGGTCTCGCTCGAGCTGATCGGGCTCTCGTCGCTCCTCGCGCTGCCCTGGGCGCTCAAGTTCGTGCTCGCGCCCACGCTCGACCGGGCCCGCAGCCGGCGCGCGTGGATCGTGCCGCTCCAGGCGGTGAGCGTGGTGGGGCTGCTGCTCCTCTCCTTCGCCCCCGACGACGCCTGGGCCCTCGTGCTCGCCGCGTTCTTCGCGACCAACCTCTTCGCAGCCGCGCAGGACGTCGCGACGGATGGCCTCGCCGTCGACGTGCTCTCGCGCGAGGAGCGCGGCCTGGGCAACGGGGTGCAGGTCGCGGGATACAGGGTGGGCATGATCGTGGGCGGCGGCGTGCTCCTCGTCGCGATGGGTCAGCTGGGCTGGAGCGCGACCCTGCGGCTCCTCGCGCTCGGCCTCACGATCACGACGCTCCCGGTGCTCTTCCTCCGGGAGCCGCCTCGGGTCGCGCGTCCCTCCACCACCTCCCTCGCGTCGCTCACCGAGGCCACGCGCCGGCCGGGCGTGGCCACGTGGCTGACGCTGCTGCTCGTCTACAAGCTCGGGGACGCGCTCGCGACCTCCATGCTGCGGCCCATGCTCGTCGACCGGGGGCTCGGCGTCGCGGAGGTCGGCGTCTTGCTGGGTGAGGTCGGCTTCGGGGCGGGGCTCGTCGGGGCGCTCGTGGGCGGCGCCCTGATGAAGCCGCTCGGCCGCGGCCGCGCGCTCGCGTCGTTCGCCGCGCTCCAGGCCGTCGGCCTCGCGGGCTACGCCTGGCTCGCGGCGCACCCGGACACCGCGCTCCTGCACGTCCTGGTGGGCGCCGAGCACCTCTTCGCGGGAATGGCCACCGCGGCGCTCTTCACCTGCATGATGGACGCGTGCCGAGCCGACCACGCCGCCACCGACTACACGCTCCAGGCGTGCGCGGTGGTCGCGGCCACGGGCGGCGGCGCGGCGGTCGCGGGCTTCCTCGCGCAGGGCCTCGGCTACCCCGGCCTCTTCGCGCTCGCGGCCGCCATCGGCACCGTCGCCGCCGCCCTCTCCGTCACCCTTCGCCGCCGCGCCTTCGCGGCCTTCCCGGGAGTCTGTCCATGA
- a CDS encoding TetR/AcrR family transcriptional regulator, producing MPRPSNTTERRGEIVEAMLRVMAARGYAKASVSAIAARAGLTPGLVHYHFRNKQEILLALVERIAAAVRVRFEARASQAATPRARLHAFLDAHLAAGEGADPDAVACWVALGTEALTEPKVGEAYREVVRVQLGVLTTLVEDALRAEGADPEHAPRLAAGLFAAIEGAFRLSVIAPGAIPEGSAAETVRAMADGLLRGAS from the coding sequence ATGCCGAGACCGAGCAACACCACCGAGCGCCGTGGAGAGATCGTCGAGGCGATGCTCCGCGTGATGGCGGCGCGCGGGTACGCCAAGGCCTCCGTCTCGGCCATCGCCGCTCGAGCCGGCCTCACCCCGGGGCTGGTGCACTACCACTTCCGCAACAAGCAGGAGATCCTGCTCGCCTTGGTGGAGCGCATCGCCGCCGCCGTCCGCGTCCGCTTCGAGGCGCGCGCCAGCCAGGCCGCGACGCCCCGGGCGAGGCTGCACGCCTTCCTCGACGCGCACCTCGCGGCCGGGGAGGGCGCCGACCCGGACGCCGTCGCGTGCTGGGTCGCGCTGGGGACCGAGGCGCTCACCGAGCCCAAGGTGGGCGAGGCCTACCGGGAGGTGGTCCGCGTCCAGCTCGGCGTGTTGACGACGCTCGTGGAAGACGCGCTCCGCGCGGAGGGCGCCGACCCGGAGCACGCGCCCCGGCTGGCCGCGGGCCTGTTCGCCGCCATCGAGGGCGCGTTTCGGCTCTCCGTCATCGCGCCCGGCGCCATCCCGGAGGGGAGCGCGGCCGAGACCGTGCGCGCCATGGCGGACGGCCTGCTGCGAGGTGCGTCGTGA